Part of the Triticum urartu cultivar G1812 chromosome 2, Tu2.1, whole genome shotgun sequence genome, GGCCATGGCCTTCTTCTGCTCTGATGTCAACCCGTCCCAGAGAGTTTTGACGGCGGAGGGATCCACGGCGGGGAGTGGTGCGAAGAGTAATGACTGTGGCTATGGCTGGGGCACCGGGGCAGTGGTAGCACCGGTGGGTGGACAGAGGGACGGATGTGTGGCGCCGGAGGAGAAGCCTCGGCAACTGTGTGCCATCAATGCGGGCGGCAGACGGACGGACAGGCGGCCGTCGTGTCGTTTAAACGCGCGACGGTCACCTGCACCGAAAAGCTTCCATGCCGGCGCCAATGAGCGGCCGCGTCCGCTCTACCTGGGCATGAATGCGGGCGCAAACTGAAAACGCGCGGGAGAGGGTAGAGGTTTTTGATGGGTCAAGACGGTCAAAAGCGGACTTAGAATCGGTCCGGACTCATAAACCTCCTTCACTTTTGTCTTTAATTTGTAAGAGAAATCGTATCCGGCCCACACAATGAAACGCATTGAAGATGGCCTTACTTGGATGGGCCGCGCAGGAAGCGCGTCGATCGGCCAGACTGGCAGATCGCTGTGCCGCTAGCTCATGCTCCTACTCTAGTCTCTAGGGGAGAGAGGACACAAATATCTAATTCGTCCGAGCTAGCCGGTGAGCCCATCGTCACATGCATCGTGAAGTGCAATGGGGGCGGGTCAACTCAACTCTTGGGTGCACAATTGCACATTTCAGATCCAGCCAGTGCCACGAAGCACGCAGACCAGCAGGGAGACTCTGCCGGAATGTTCGCAAATAGCCAAGCAGAGACGCCGGATTCAACTCAACTCAACGACAGAATCTGGCGCCAAGAGATGCGCTACAGTGTTTACGTGCACACGACGAACAAAACCTTGTGGTAATTCTTCCAAGTAACTCTTGCGAGCAGCAAGCGTACAAACCATTAATCTGCAAGCCCATCAATCTTACAGTACATCTTAGATTAAGCGTACGAAGGAACAAACAAACCGGAAAAAACGAGATGAATTTCGGGAGCGGTTACACGGATTCGCCCCGGCCCGAGCCAGATATCTACATACACCTGCTACCAACCAAGCATACAAAGCGCACATTCATCAGCATCAGTCGAAGTCGATCAGGCGAGCGCGGCGAGCCCGCCGCCGCGCATCATCTGGCGGAACTCGTGGAAGTCGACGCGGCCGTCGCCGTCGCGGTCGACCTGCCCGATCATGCGGCGGCACTCCTCGGCCGACCGGCCCTGCTTCAGCCCCAGCGACGCCAGCACGGCGCTCAGCTCGTCCACCGTGATGAACCCGTCGCCGTTGGCGTCGAACACGCGGAACGCCTCCCGCATGTCCTCGTCCTCTTCCTCGTCCGACGAATCCTTCTGGTCCCCGCCGCTGCTCGTCGACATGATGGTGCGGTAGAGCTCGCCGAACTCCTCCACGTCCACGCACCCGTCGCCGTCGGCGTCGATGCGCGCGATCATGGCGGCCAGCTCGTCGCCCGGCACGGGGATGCCCAGCTTGCCCAGCGAGTCCTCCAGCTCCTCCCGCGTGATGCGCCCGTCGCCGTTCCGGTCGAACAGCTCGAACACGCGCGCCAGCTCCGCGCGGTCCGCCGCCTTCACCGAGGGCGACATCTTGCTCGGGGCCGGAGACGCTGCCGGTGGAGGCGCCGGCGACGGAGACGGAGACGGCGAGGGGGGCGCGGCGCAGCCGCGGACAGGGAGGATGGAGGAGAGGCTGGTCGGGATGTAGGAGAGGAGGCCGGAGGGTGGCATGGAGGGTGGTGTTGCTTTGCTCGCTGTGGAGGCTTTGAAGGAAGATCGCTCGAGTTGAGTTGGGTGGGAGAGagtttggtggtggtggtgttggcGCAAAGCTTTTGCCGTGGACCAGGGTTGTATTTATACTACTCCTTTCTCGCGTATTGctctctttctttttttcttgTAAAAGGGATAAAGTGCTTCCGTGTCCTTGTATGTCAAGAGTTCAGTCGATGAACTCTATTGCTTTAAAAAATGGAGTTCAGTCGATGAAGAATTTGGGACGGACTCCATTTCCCCGTGTCTTGATTTGACTTCCAAATAAAGTGTCATTTTGTCTTACTTAATTTACTCGGGTTTTCCCCCTTGCCTAGAAGCATTGTACTGGTATGCATAATATCCCATCGAAAAACGGTATGACTCGCAAAAATAAAGGACGAACAGCGGTACAAATACGTTTGCGGGAAGTATGTGTTCCAAGTATAGGAACATGCTACTCTGAACATGTGTACGTATGAACCCATTTCACgaaatttgcaaaaaaaaaatcacATTTATATGTTTTGGGAAAAATACATATGTTTTTTTTGCGTGTCAAAAGTAGACAAAAAATTGCTGGCTGTGGGGTTCGAACCCACGCGCACTTATGTGCAGAAGATCTTAAGTCTTCCCCCTTAACCACTCGGGCAAACCAGCTCTTGATGGAGAAAGTTAAATCTTTCGTAAAATATACTATTATTGCACAACTCACATATGATCATGCTGAAATAACAGCAGAGACAAAATTTAAATGGCACTTTATTTAATGTCTGTGTAGAAATATGGAGCTTGCTAGAGTTGATCAACGTTGGTATTgatgtgtatatatatatgtgtgtgtgtgtgtgggggggggggggggggggggggggggggggggcataaGAGAAGAGGAGAGCTACTCCCCTTTAATTTGGCGCTATTGAAAAAAATTTCTGAAATAtggtgtactccctccgtccggaaaatCTTGTCTCAATCTTGTttctcaaatggatgtatctaacactaatttagtgctagatacattcatttgagGGATAAGTTTTttcgaatggagggagtatatatgtGGAAGATAAGAGAAGAGCAAGACGGTGAGGGGAGGGGAAATTCTTTGGTATTTCTGAATTATTAAATTTAACTTTTGAATTGTTATGAGGCATATGGTTTCCGCATAACTAAAAAATGCAGCATTTTATTCTTTATTTCGGTGTGCTATGCTTTGTCCCAGACTTGTTGCCACGATGGAACTAGAAGCTGAAAACTAATAGCAGCATAAAATACATTTGACTTCAGTTTTGAGAATAAAATCTGGCCAGGTTACGGCATCTCTAAAAGCGGACCCTCGAATCGCCGGTAAACGTCCAGAACGGCGCTGACCGGATGCGTTGACATCCAACATTATCCCGCACCAGTCCGCAGACCAGTTCGCATGTTCATTTTCCCGTAAACCGAAAGCAAACTAGGGAGGCTTTGCCGGGGTCCGGACAGCTGCTACGTCAGACTCCGACACCCACAGCCCACCCAAAACCACACCCAGACCCGGTCTTCATCCCTTTTCCCTTTCTCTGCATCTGCTTGCTCCCTGGTCATCGCCGTTGTACCATCTTGGCCGTCCGTCAAGCCCTTGTCGGACCTCCGCTGCCTCCACCGCTCCACCCAGTCGCCACGTGCTTTGCCTACGCCGTCGTTCGTCACCACTCGTCCCTCCACCATGCAGGTACCATCCGCCCATGTGGATGCTGTCCGTGGGTCACCACGTTCGGCAATTGTTTGGTGAAATGCCCG contains:
- the LOC125538821 gene encoding probable calcium-binding protein CML22, with the protein product MPPSGLLSYIPTSLSSILPVRGCAAPPSPSPSPSPAPPPAASPAPSKMSPSVKAADRAELARVFELFDRNGDGRITREELEDSLGKLGIPVPGDELAAMIARIDADGDGCVDVEEFGELYRTIMSTSSGGDQKDSSDEEEDEDMREAFRVFDANGDGFITVDELSAVLASLGLKQGRSAEECRRMIGQVDRDGDGRVDFHEFRQMMRGGGLAALA